A single region of the Musa acuminata AAA Group cultivar baxijiao chromosome BXJ1-11, Cavendish_Baxijiao_AAA, whole genome shotgun sequence genome encodes:
- the LOC103972782 gene encoding protein CHUP1, chloroplastic isoform X1, protein MLARLSFLVAASVAAYAVKQANTSRPPRLKPSEKAEETTKHDSEEGDYDATDRKIHQHEEEEEEEEEEKVKTISSVISPAPIALPLHDLEDEEILPEFEDLLSGEVELPLTSDKFDVKDRSQYDIDMEINASELERLRRLVKELEEREVKLEGELLEYYGLKEQESDVVELQKQFKIKTVEIDMLNITINSLQAERKKLQDEVAQGVSAKKELEVARSKIRELQRQIQQAASQTKGQLLLLKQQVTSLQAKEEEAAKKEVEVEKRLKAVKDLEVEVLELRRKNKELQHEKRELVVKLDAAEAKAAALSNMTETELVAQARQEINNLRHANEDLSKQVEGLQMNRFSEVEELVYLRWVNACLRYELRNHQTPSGKVSARDLNKSLSPKSQEKAKRLLMEYAGSERGQGDTDMESVSSMPSSPGSEDFDNASVDSFSSRLSSVSKKQGLIQKLRRWGKSKDDASVSSSPTRSLGDRSPMRSSQRSRGPLETLMLRNAGDGVAITTYGKKEQDPNEFLEEANLPRIRTQVSSDEQLNNVAASFHLMSKSVEGVAEEKYPAFKDRHKLAMEREKQIKEKAEQARAERFSHNSALNPCTESRTKAALPPKLALIKEKVPAATEPGEQPNGSKIDSSVVSKMQLAQIEKRAPRVPRPPPKPSSGGGAPSSTNSSSGVPPPPPLPPRPGAPPPPPRPPPPPGGLSKTPGGDKVHRAPELVEFYQSLMKREAKKEPSTVFATASNVADARNNMLGEIANRSTFLLAVKADVETQGDFVESLAAEVRAARFTNIEDLVAFVNWLDEELSFLVDERAVLKHFDWPESKADALREAAFEYQDLMKLEKQVSSFEDDPKLPCEAAVKKMYSLLEKMEQSVYALLRTRDMAIARYREFGIPTDWLLDSGVVGKIKLSTVQLARKYMKRVSSELDALSGSDKEPNREFLVLQGVRFAFRVHQFAGGFDAESMRAFEELRSRVNKQTEVAEKSDA, encoded by the exons ATGCTTGCTAGACTTAGCTTCCTGGTTGCTGCCTCCGTTGCAGCGTATGCAGTCAAGCAGGCTAACACATCCAGACCTCCTCGCCTGAAGCCATCAG AGAAAGCTGAGGAGACCACAAAGCATGACTCAGAAGAAGGAGATTACGACGCTACCGATAGAAAGATTCAT CagcatgaggaggaggaggaagaagaagaggaagagaaggttaaAACGATCAGCAGCGTGATAAGCCCGGCGCCGATCGCTCTTCCTCTCCATGACCTGGAAGATGAAGAGATCCTGCCAGAATTCGAAGACCTTCTATCTGGAGAGGTTGAGCTGCCATTAACCAGTGACAAATTCGACGTCAAGGATCGATCCCAGTACGACATCGACATGGAAATCAATGCCTCCGAGCTGGAGAGGCTTCGCAGACTGGTGAAGGAGTTGGAGGAGCGAGAGGTGAAGCTGGAAGGCGAATTGCTGGAGTACTACGGCCTCAAGGAGCAAGAATCGGACGTGGTCGAGCTGCAGAAGCAGTTCAAGATCAAGACAGTAGAGATCGACATGCTCAACATCACCATCAACTCTCTGCAAGCCGAGAGGAAGAAGCTCCAAGACGAGGTCGCGCAGGGCGTCTCGGCAAAGAAGGAACTGGAGGTGGCGAGGAGCAAGATCAGGGAACTGCAGCGGCAGATTCAGCAGGCTGCAAGCCAGACCAAggggcagctgctgctgctgaagcAGCAGGTGACCAGCCTCcaggcgaaggaggaggaggctgCGAAGAAGGAGGTGGAAGTGGAGAAGAGGCTCAAGGCTGTGAAGGATTTGGAGGTGGAGGTTCTGGAACTGAGGAGGAAGAACAAGGAACTGCAACATGAGAAGAGGGAGCTGGTCGTGAAGCTGGATGCAGCTGAAGCCAAAGCGGCTGCTCTTTCCAACATGACAGAG ACCGAACTGGTGGCTCAGGCCAGGCAGGAGATTAATAATCTAAGGCATGCGAATGAAGATTTATCCAAGCAAGTAGAAGGCCTACAGATGAACAGGTTCAGTGAAGTGGAGGAGTTGGTCTACCTGAGGTGGGTCAATGCATGCCTGAGGTACGAGCTCCGGAACCACCAAACACCTTCCGGCAAAGTCTCAGCTCGAGATCTCAACAAGAGCCTCAGCCCCAAGTCTCAGGAGAAAGCCAAGCGGCTGCTGATGGAGTACGCCGGATCGGAGCGCGGACAAGGCGACACTGACATGGAGAGCGTCTCTTCCATGCCTTCTTCTCCGGGAAGTGAAGACTTCGACAACGCCTCGGTGGACAGCTTCTCCAGTAGGCTCAGCTCCGTGAGCAAGAAGCAAGGTCTGATCCAGAAGCTGAGGAGGTGGGGGAAGAGCAAGGATGACGCTAGCGTCTCCTCCTCCCCGACGCGCTCGCTGGGCGACCGCTCCCCGATGAGGAGCAGCCAGAGATCGAGAGGGCCATTGGAGACGCTCATGCTCAGAAACGCCGGAGATGGCGTCGCCATCACCACCTACGGGAAGAAGGAGCAGGACCCGAATGAGTTCTTGGAGGAAGCCAATCTTCCGCGCATTAGGACGCAGGTCTCCTCGGATGAGCAGCTGAACAATGTCGCTGCGTCCTTCCACTTGATGTCCAAGTCGGTGGAGGGAGTGGCTGAAGAGAAGTATCCTGCGTTCAAAGATCGGCATAAGCTGGCAATGGAAAGAGAGAAGCAAATCAAGGAGAAAGCCGAGCAAGCTCGAGCAGAACGTTTCAGCCACAACTCGGCTCTGAATCCATGCACAGAGTCGAGGACGAAGGCAGCATTGCCTCCAAAGCTTGCCCTGATAAAGGAGAAGGTACCTGCAGCCACTGAACCAGGTGAGCAACCTAACGGCAGCAAAATCGATAGCTCAGTGGTGAGCAAGATGCAGCTTGCACAGATCGAGAAGAGGGCGCCGAGGGTGCCCCGACCGCCTCCGAAGCCATCATCTGGTGGTGGTGCTCCGAGCTCCACCAACAGTTCAAGTGGTGTGCCACCACCTCCACCGTTGCCACCACGTCCTGGCGCGCCGCCTCCTCCACCGCGGCCTCCTCCTCCCCCCGGTGGGCTATCGAAGACGCCCGGCGGCGACAAGGTCCATCGAGCACCTGAACTGGTTGAGTTCTACCAGTCTCTCATGAAACGCGAGGCCAAGAAGGAGCCATCAACAGTTTTCGCCACTGCATCCAACGTAGCAGATGCCAGGAACAACATGCTGGGCGAGATCGCCAACCGATCAACGTTCCTGTTGGCT GTGAAAGCTGATGTCGAGACACAGGGCGACTTTGTTGAATCCTTGGCCGCCGAGGTCAGAGCTGCAAGGTTCACCAACATCGAGGATCTTGTTGCGTTCGTCAACTGGCTAGATGAAGAACTCTCCTTCTTG GTGGACGAGCGAGCCGTTCTGAAGCACTTCGACTGGCCAGAGAGCAAAGCTGATGCTCTGAGAGAAGCAGCTTTCGAGTACCAAGACCTGATGAAGTTGGAGAAACAGGTTTCGTCCTTCGAAGACGACCCCAAACTGCCCTGCGAGGCTGCTGTCAAGAAGATGTACTCTCTGCTCGAGAA AATGGAGCAAAGTGTGTATGCACTGCTGCGAACTCGAGACATGGCAATTGCTCGTTACAGGGAGTTCGGGATTCCAACTGATTGGCTGCTGGACTCTGGTGTGGTGGGCAAG ATCAAACTGTCAACAGTTCAGCTGGCAAGGAAGTACATGAAGAGGGTTTCTTCAGAGCTTGATGCTCTCAGTGGCAGCGACAAAGAGCCAAACAGAGAGTTTTTGGTTCTGCAAGGTGTAAGATTTGCATTCCGGGTCCATCAG TTTGCTGGAGGATTTGATGCAGAAAGCATGCGTGCTTTTGAAGAACTCAGAAGCAGGGTCAACAAGCAAACAGAAGTGGCTGAGAAGTCTGATGCTTGA
- the LOC103972782 gene encoding protein CHUP1, chloroplastic isoform X2, whose product MLARLSFLVAASVAAYAVKQANTSRPPRLKPSEKAEETTKHDSEEGDYDATDRKIHHEEEEEEEEEEKVKTISSVISPAPIALPLHDLEDEEILPEFEDLLSGEVELPLTSDKFDVKDRSQYDIDMEINASELERLRRLVKELEEREVKLEGELLEYYGLKEQESDVVELQKQFKIKTVEIDMLNITINSLQAERKKLQDEVAQGVSAKKELEVARSKIRELQRQIQQAASQTKGQLLLLKQQVTSLQAKEEEAAKKEVEVEKRLKAVKDLEVEVLELRRKNKELQHEKRELVVKLDAAEAKAAALSNMTETELVAQARQEINNLRHANEDLSKQVEGLQMNRFSEVEELVYLRWVNACLRYELRNHQTPSGKVSARDLNKSLSPKSQEKAKRLLMEYAGSERGQGDTDMESVSSMPSSPGSEDFDNASVDSFSSRLSSVSKKQGLIQKLRRWGKSKDDASVSSSPTRSLGDRSPMRSSQRSRGPLETLMLRNAGDGVAITTYGKKEQDPNEFLEEANLPRIRTQVSSDEQLNNVAASFHLMSKSVEGVAEEKYPAFKDRHKLAMEREKQIKEKAEQARAERFSHNSALNPCTESRTKAALPPKLALIKEKVPAATEPGEQPNGSKIDSSVVSKMQLAQIEKRAPRVPRPPPKPSSGGGAPSSTNSSSGVPPPPPLPPRPGAPPPPPRPPPPPGGLSKTPGGDKVHRAPELVEFYQSLMKREAKKEPSTVFATASNVADARNNMLGEIANRSTFLLAVKADVETQGDFVESLAAEVRAARFTNIEDLVAFVNWLDEELSFLVDERAVLKHFDWPESKADALREAAFEYQDLMKLEKQVSSFEDDPKLPCEAAVKKMYSLLEKMEQSVYALLRTRDMAIARYREFGIPTDWLLDSGVVGKIKLSTVQLARKYMKRVSSELDALSGSDKEPNREFLVLQGVRFAFRVHQFAGGFDAESMRAFEELRSRVNKQTEVAEKSDA is encoded by the exons ATGCTTGCTAGACTTAGCTTCCTGGTTGCTGCCTCCGTTGCAGCGTATGCAGTCAAGCAGGCTAACACATCCAGACCTCCTCGCCTGAAGCCATCAG AGAAAGCTGAGGAGACCACAAAGCATGACTCAGAAGAAGGAGATTACGACGCTACCGATAGAAAGATTCAT catgaggaggaggaggaagaagaagaggaagagaaggttaaAACGATCAGCAGCGTGATAAGCCCGGCGCCGATCGCTCTTCCTCTCCATGACCTGGAAGATGAAGAGATCCTGCCAGAATTCGAAGACCTTCTATCTGGAGAGGTTGAGCTGCCATTAACCAGTGACAAATTCGACGTCAAGGATCGATCCCAGTACGACATCGACATGGAAATCAATGCCTCCGAGCTGGAGAGGCTTCGCAGACTGGTGAAGGAGTTGGAGGAGCGAGAGGTGAAGCTGGAAGGCGAATTGCTGGAGTACTACGGCCTCAAGGAGCAAGAATCGGACGTGGTCGAGCTGCAGAAGCAGTTCAAGATCAAGACAGTAGAGATCGACATGCTCAACATCACCATCAACTCTCTGCAAGCCGAGAGGAAGAAGCTCCAAGACGAGGTCGCGCAGGGCGTCTCGGCAAAGAAGGAACTGGAGGTGGCGAGGAGCAAGATCAGGGAACTGCAGCGGCAGATTCAGCAGGCTGCAAGCCAGACCAAggggcagctgctgctgctgaagcAGCAGGTGACCAGCCTCcaggcgaaggaggaggaggctgCGAAGAAGGAGGTGGAAGTGGAGAAGAGGCTCAAGGCTGTGAAGGATTTGGAGGTGGAGGTTCTGGAACTGAGGAGGAAGAACAAGGAACTGCAACATGAGAAGAGGGAGCTGGTCGTGAAGCTGGATGCAGCTGAAGCCAAAGCGGCTGCTCTTTCCAACATGACAGAG ACCGAACTGGTGGCTCAGGCCAGGCAGGAGATTAATAATCTAAGGCATGCGAATGAAGATTTATCCAAGCAAGTAGAAGGCCTACAGATGAACAGGTTCAGTGAAGTGGAGGAGTTGGTCTACCTGAGGTGGGTCAATGCATGCCTGAGGTACGAGCTCCGGAACCACCAAACACCTTCCGGCAAAGTCTCAGCTCGAGATCTCAACAAGAGCCTCAGCCCCAAGTCTCAGGAGAAAGCCAAGCGGCTGCTGATGGAGTACGCCGGATCGGAGCGCGGACAAGGCGACACTGACATGGAGAGCGTCTCTTCCATGCCTTCTTCTCCGGGAAGTGAAGACTTCGACAACGCCTCGGTGGACAGCTTCTCCAGTAGGCTCAGCTCCGTGAGCAAGAAGCAAGGTCTGATCCAGAAGCTGAGGAGGTGGGGGAAGAGCAAGGATGACGCTAGCGTCTCCTCCTCCCCGACGCGCTCGCTGGGCGACCGCTCCCCGATGAGGAGCAGCCAGAGATCGAGAGGGCCATTGGAGACGCTCATGCTCAGAAACGCCGGAGATGGCGTCGCCATCACCACCTACGGGAAGAAGGAGCAGGACCCGAATGAGTTCTTGGAGGAAGCCAATCTTCCGCGCATTAGGACGCAGGTCTCCTCGGATGAGCAGCTGAACAATGTCGCTGCGTCCTTCCACTTGATGTCCAAGTCGGTGGAGGGAGTGGCTGAAGAGAAGTATCCTGCGTTCAAAGATCGGCATAAGCTGGCAATGGAAAGAGAGAAGCAAATCAAGGAGAAAGCCGAGCAAGCTCGAGCAGAACGTTTCAGCCACAACTCGGCTCTGAATCCATGCACAGAGTCGAGGACGAAGGCAGCATTGCCTCCAAAGCTTGCCCTGATAAAGGAGAAGGTACCTGCAGCCACTGAACCAGGTGAGCAACCTAACGGCAGCAAAATCGATAGCTCAGTGGTGAGCAAGATGCAGCTTGCACAGATCGAGAAGAGGGCGCCGAGGGTGCCCCGACCGCCTCCGAAGCCATCATCTGGTGGTGGTGCTCCGAGCTCCACCAACAGTTCAAGTGGTGTGCCACCACCTCCACCGTTGCCACCACGTCCTGGCGCGCCGCCTCCTCCACCGCGGCCTCCTCCTCCCCCCGGTGGGCTATCGAAGACGCCCGGCGGCGACAAGGTCCATCGAGCACCTGAACTGGTTGAGTTCTACCAGTCTCTCATGAAACGCGAGGCCAAGAAGGAGCCATCAACAGTTTTCGCCACTGCATCCAACGTAGCAGATGCCAGGAACAACATGCTGGGCGAGATCGCCAACCGATCAACGTTCCTGTTGGCT GTGAAAGCTGATGTCGAGACACAGGGCGACTTTGTTGAATCCTTGGCCGCCGAGGTCAGAGCTGCAAGGTTCACCAACATCGAGGATCTTGTTGCGTTCGTCAACTGGCTAGATGAAGAACTCTCCTTCTTG GTGGACGAGCGAGCCGTTCTGAAGCACTTCGACTGGCCAGAGAGCAAAGCTGATGCTCTGAGAGAAGCAGCTTTCGAGTACCAAGACCTGATGAAGTTGGAGAAACAGGTTTCGTCCTTCGAAGACGACCCCAAACTGCCCTGCGAGGCTGCTGTCAAGAAGATGTACTCTCTGCTCGAGAA AATGGAGCAAAGTGTGTATGCACTGCTGCGAACTCGAGACATGGCAATTGCTCGTTACAGGGAGTTCGGGATTCCAACTGATTGGCTGCTGGACTCTGGTGTGGTGGGCAAG ATCAAACTGTCAACAGTTCAGCTGGCAAGGAAGTACATGAAGAGGGTTTCTTCAGAGCTTGATGCTCTCAGTGGCAGCGACAAAGAGCCAAACAGAGAGTTTTTGGTTCTGCAAGGTGTAAGATTTGCATTCCGGGTCCATCAG TTTGCTGGAGGATTTGATGCAGAAAGCATGCGTGCTTTTGAAGAACTCAGAAGCAGGGTCAACAAGCAAACAGAAGTGGCTGAGAAGTCTGATGCTTGA
- the LOC103972781 gene encoding protein AUXIN RESPONSE 4 isoform X2 gives MLRGAVGEESFSVVPWFALSLPFFGSLCVVRSPLSDLPSMEDTVSEVQGPEPSEEPLPPPPPAVPDTIPPSQHNHCGSASAFAFWAYLAVVVSLLALLLPSPSPSSSDRRSWFLSLPDDLRQHHGRGKLLKAHAAAPSRPPLQVFAVEAGPRDGDVVLLLHGLGCSSYSFRRVLPSLASGGYRAVAIDLPGSGFSDRPDLPDDDDRRLGGFLGWILDVYKEIREKGIFWGFDQLIETGEIPYDQIGVRVPRKDGTASPGYGSVEMGRVIGEVIESMGFAPVHLVLHDSAFPTGMNWASVNPGYVRSVTVVDSSAESAAFPSWLLATPVLGPLLLRSRFLFSGLLRLCCSRSIDGAAAEAYRLLLKGTDGKKAVVAAGKALNHSFDLAEWTTLDAMKGMPLQILWSNMWSDRWIDEGKRISAAAPMGKFSYHSGGRWPQKVFLLAAKERILAFSCGPRSPFNFKKNMTHQWLA, from the coding sequence ATGCTGCGTGGCGCAGTAGGGGAGGAGTCGTTTTCAGTCGTACCCTGGTTTGCGCTCTCGTTGCCTTTCTTTGGTTCGCTCTGTGTAGTGCGGTCTCCACTCTCGGATTTACCCTCCATGGAGGACACCGTCTCCGAAGTCCAAGGCCCGGAGCCCTCCGAAGAGCCactccctcctcctccgccggccGTGCCCGACACCATTCCTCCTTCCCAGCACAACCACTGCGGCTCCGCCTCCGCCTTCGCCTTCTGGGCTTACCTCGCCGTCGTCGTCTCcctcctcgccctcctcctcccttccccctccccctcctcctccgacCGCCGCTCCTGGTTCCTGTCCCTCCCTGATGACCTCCGCCAACACCATGGCCGGGGCAAGCTCCTCAAGGCCCACGCCGCCGCCCCCTCCCGCCCACCCCTCCAAGTCTTCGCCGTCGAGGCTGGCCCTCGGGACGGCGATGTCGTCCTGCTTCTCCACGGCCTTGGATGCAGCTCCTACTCCTTCCGCCGCGTCCTCCCTTCCCTTGCCTCCGGTGGCTACCGCGCCGTCGCCATCGACCTCCCCGGATCCGGGTTCTCCGATCGGCCGGACCTACCAGACGACGATGATCGGAGGTTGGGAGGCTTCTTGGGTTGGATTTTGGATGTGTACAAGGAGATCAGGGAGAAGGGGATCTTCTGGGGCTTTGATCAGCTTATTGAAACTGGCGAGATCCCGTACGATCAAATTGGGGTTAGGGTTCCGAGAAAGGACGGCACTGCAAGCCCAGGCTATGGCTCAGTGGAGATGGGACGGGTCATAGGAGAGGTCATCGAGTCGATGGGGTTTGCGCCAGTTCACCTGGTGCTTCATGATTCGGCTTTCCCCACCGGGATGAATTGGGCTTCGGTGAATCCGGGATATGTGAGAAGTGTGACTGTGGTTGATTCTTCTGCAGAATCTGCAGCATTTCCTTCGTGGCTTCTGGCAACTCCTGTCCTTGGGCCGCTTCTGCTGAGGTCGAGGTTCTTGTTCAGTGGGTTGCTGAGATTGTGTTGCTCGAGGTCCATTGATGGGGCAGCGGCTGAAGCGTATAGGCTTCTTCTGAAAGGGACGGATGGGAAGAAAGCGGTAGTGGCAGCTGGGAAGGCGTTGAATCATAGCTTTGATTTGGCAGAGTGGACAACTTTGGATGCAATGAAGGGCATGCCGCTTCAGATTCTCTGGTCGAACATGTGGTCAGATAGATGGATTGATGAAGGAAAACGAATATCTGCTGCTGCCCCAATGGGAAAATTTTCTTATCATTCAGGAGGTCGGTGGCCTCAG
- the LOC103972781 gene encoding protein AUXIN RESPONSE 4 isoform X3, which produces MLRGAVGEESFSVVPWFALSLPFFGSLCVVRSPLSDLPSMEDTVSEVQGPEPSEEPLPPPPPAVPDTIPPSQHNHCGSASAFAFWAYLAVVVSLLALLLPSPSPSSSDRRSWFLSLPDDLRQHHGRGKLLKAHAAAPSRPPLQVFAVEAGPRDGDVVLLLHGLGCSSYSFRRVLPSLASGGYRAVAIDLPGSGFSDRPDLPDDDDRRLGGFLGWILDVYKEIREKGIFWGFDQLIETGEIPYDQIGVRVPRKDGTASPGYGSVEMGRVIGEVIESMGFAPVHLVLHDSAFPTGMNWASVNPGYVRSVTVVDSSAESAAFPSWLLATPVLGPLLLRSRFLFSGLLRLCCSRSIDGAAAEAYRLLLKGTDGKKAVVAAGKALNHSFDLAEWTTLDAMKGMPLQILWSNMWSDRWIDEGKRISAAAPMGKFSYHSGGRWPQLSMKEI; this is translated from the coding sequence ATGCTGCGTGGCGCAGTAGGGGAGGAGTCGTTTTCAGTCGTACCCTGGTTTGCGCTCTCGTTGCCTTTCTTTGGTTCGCTCTGTGTAGTGCGGTCTCCACTCTCGGATTTACCCTCCATGGAGGACACCGTCTCCGAAGTCCAAGGCCCGGAGCCCTCCGAAGAGCCactccctcctcctccgccggccGTGCCCGACACCATTCCTCCTTCCCAGCACAACCACTGCGGCTCCGCCTCCGCCTTCGCCTTCTGGGCTTACCTCGCCGTCGTCGTCTCcctcctcgccctcctcctcccttccccctccccctcctcctccgacCGCCGCTCCTGGTTCCTGTCCCTCCCTGATGACCTCCGCCAACACCATGGCCGGGGCAAGCTCCTCAAGGCCCACGCCGCCGCCCCCTCCCGCCCACCCCTCCAAGTCTTCGCCGTCGAGGCTGGCCCTCGGGACGGCGATGTCGTCCTGCTTCTCCACGGCCTTGGATGCAGCTCCTACTCCTTCCGCCGCGTCCTCCCTTCCCTTGCCTCCGGTGGCTACCGCGCCGTCGCCATCGACCTCCCCGGATCCGGGTTCTCCGATCGGCCGGACCTACCAGACGACGATGATCGGAGGTTGGGAGGCTTCTTGGGTTGGATTTTGGATGTGTACAAGGAGATCAGGGAGAAGGGGATCTTCTGGGGCTTTGATCAGCTTATTGAAACTGGCGAGATCCCGTACGATCAAATTGGGGTTAGGGTTCCGAGAAAGGACGGCACTGCAAGCCCAGGCTATGGCTCAGTGGAGATGGGACGGGTCATAGGAGAGGTCATCGAGTCGATGGGGTTTGCGCCAGTTCACCTGGTGCTTCATGATTCGGCTTTCCCCACCGGGATGAATTGGGCTTCGGTGAATCCGGGATATGTGAGAAGTGTGACTGTGGTTGATTCTTCTGCAGAATCTGCAGCATTTCCTTCGTGGCTTCTGGCAACTCCTGTCCTTGGGCCGCTTCTGCTGAGGTCGAGGTTCTTGTTCAGTGGGTTGCTGAGATTGTGTTGCTCGAGGTCCATTGATGGGGCAGCGGCTGAAGCGTATAGGCTTCTTCTGAAAGGGACGGATGGGAAGAAAGCGGTAGTGGCAGCTGGGAAGGCGTTGAATCATAGCTTTGATTTGGCAGAGTGGACAACTTTGGATGCAATGAAGGGCATGCCGCTTCAGATTCTCTGGTCGAACATGTGGTCAGATAGATGGATTGATGAAGGAAAACGAATATCTGCTGCTGCCCCAATGGGAAAATTTTCTTATCATTCAGGAGGTCGGTGGCCTCAG